One Halictus rubicundus isolate RS-2024b chromosome 10, iyHalRubi1_principal, whole genome shotgun sequence genomic window carries:
- the LOC143358393 gene encoding tubulin alpha chain, testis-specific — MRECISIHVGQAGVQIGNACWELYCLEHGIQPDGQMPTDKMFGDDSFSTFFSETSAGKHVPRAVFVDLEPTVVDEVRTGAYRQLFHPEQLITGKEDAANNYARGHYTIGKEIVDLVIDRVRKLADQCTGLQGFLIFHSFGGGTGSGFASLLMERLSVEYGKKSKLEFAIYPAPRISTAVVEPYNSILTTHTTLEHSDCAFMVDNEAIYDICRRNLDIERPTYTNLNRLIGQIVSSITASLRFDGALNVDLTEFQTNLVPYPRIHFPLVTYAPVISAEKAYHEQLSVAEITNACFEPANQMVKCDPRHGKYMACCMLYRGDVVPKDVNAAIAAIKTKRTIQFVDWCPTGFKVGINYQPPTVVPGGDLAKVQRAVCMLANTTAIAEAWARLDHKFDLMYAKRAFVHWYVGEGMEEGEFSEAREDLAALEKDYEEVGLDSIDVDADPTDEY, encoded by the exons ATG CGCGAGTGCATATCCATTCATGTCGGTCAGGCTGGCGTGCAAATTGGAAACGCTTGCTGGGAGTTGTACTGTTTGGAACACGGGATACAACCGGATGGACAAATGCCGACAGACAAAATGTTTGGAGACGATAGTTTCAGTACTTTTTTTAGCGAAACTAGTGCTGGGAAACACGTGCCACGGGCGGTATTCGTCGATCTAGAGCCTACGGTGGTCG ACGAGGTACGAACGGGAGCGTATCGGCAACTTTTTCATCCAGAACAATTAATCACCGGAAAGGAAGATGCAGCGAACAATTACGCGCGTGGTCATTACACGATCGGCAAAGAAATCGTCGATCTGGTGATCGATCGAGTGCGCAAGCTGGCGGACCAATGCACCGGTTTGCAGGGATTTTTGATCTTTCATTCGTTCGGTGGCGGCACCGGCTCGGGCTTTGCTTCTCTGTTGATGGAACGACTTTCCGTCGAGTACGGGAAGAAGTCGAAATTGGAATTTGCGATTTATCCGGCACCTCGGATTTCCACGGCGGTCGTCGAACCTTACAATTCTATTCTGACCACTCATACGACCCTCGAGCATTCGGACTGTGCTTTCATGGTGGACAACGAAGCGATATACGACATTTGTCGACGGAATCTTGACATAGAAAGGCCCACTTACACAAACTTGAACAGACTGATAGGACAGATCGTGTCCTCGATAACGGCTTCGTTGCGATTCGACGGTGCGTTGAACGTCGATTTGACCGAGTTCCAAACCAATTTGGTGCCCTACCCGAGAATTCATTTCCCGTTGGTGACCTATGCCCCCGTGATTTCAGCCGAGAAAGCTTATCACGAGCAGCTCTCGGTGGCAGAGATTACCAATGCTTGTTTCGAGCCGGCGAACCAAATGGTCAAGTGTGATCCGCGTCACGGCAAGTACATGGCCTGCTGTATGCTCTACAGAGGAGACGTTGTCCCGAAAGACGTAAACGCCGCCATCGCCGCCATCAAGACCAAACGTACGATACAATTCGTCGATTGGTGTCCGACCGGATTCAAGGTCGGGATCAATTATCAACCACCAACGGTCGTTCCTGGCGGCGATTTGGCCAAAGTACAGCGGGCAGTCTGCATGCTGGCCAATACCACGGCCATCGCCGAAGCTTGGGCCCGGCTGGATCACAAATTCGATCTGATGTATGCCAAGAGAGCTTTCGTTCATTGGTACGTCGGCGAAGGAATGGAAGAAGGGGAGTTTTCCGAAGCTCGCGAGGATCTTGCAGCGCTCGAGAAGGACTACGAAGAAGTTGGACTCGATTCGATCGATGTCGACGCAGATCCGACCGACGAATATTGA